The following are encoded in a window of Malassezia japonica chromosome 7, complete sequence genomic DNA:
- a CDS encoding uncharacterized protein (BUSCO:EOG09265HEP; COG:D; EggNog:ENOG503P69I), translating to MSDPELEAIRRARMAELRGSAGGGPTAGGGVPGGLPAGLGASGGADGEREEKLAQQEEMKRQMLSQILDSDARERLSRIALVKPQKSNAVSDILLQMARSGQVRQRVTEDQLIALLDQIDQANPAQETGKITVARKKKMDSDDEDWDI from the exons ATGAGCGACCCCGAGCTGGAGGCAATTAGGCGTGCGCGTATGGCTGAGCTACGGGGCAGTGCCGGGGGCG GTCCCACTGCAGGTGGTGGTGTTCCTGGTGGACTCCCCGCTGGCCTtggcgcctcgggcggTGCCGATGGAGAGCGCGAGGAGAAGCTGGCACAGCAGGAAGAGATGAAGCGCCAGATGCTGAGCCAGATCCTCGAtagcgacgcgcgcgagcggt TGTCGCGCATTGCGCTGGTCAAGCCGCAAAAGTCGAACGCCGTCTCGGATATTTTGCTGCAGATGGCGCGCAGTGGCCAAGTGCGGCAGCGTGTCACCGAGGACCAGCTGattgcgctcctcgaccagATCGACCAGGCGAATCCTGCGCAAGAGACCGGAAAGATTACG GTCGCGCGGAAAAAGAAGATggacagcgacgacgaggactgGGACATTTAG
- the SEN2 gene encoding tRNA-intron lyase (BUSCO:EOG09262WXK; COG:J; EggNog:ENOG503NXNS), with protein MPNVKGAGKKATLAKRQLYSNPLPVGRTPSKRTQTEPLSWWDWFNELSKWVYDGASTAPVYRAWYDDMTKSVWMYDTGEAHQLWTQGFFGKGNLSRSEPTWVARKEAEWSARERGEMTAEQMTQRRREERKLLKIERARAAVKAGIQLPDGITALGGKLDEGESAPSGDDLWKGDEEAPTIEAGMARVKGLKHFSSAIPQKEGASDAAPVPADLYSSPKELEGVEHFQLTMVEAFFLAGMLGCLEVYDENHNLPLSLALSARGDGPKVWARPDNPFLLSYIVYHHFRSLGWVVKSGTKFCVDYLLYKRGPVFSHAEFSILVVPEYVDEKDAEHSPFAAHHNGGEKSWVWFSMMNRVNSQVQKPNQLVAMLKQGHFRVKEVGIRRWVPARMKP; from the exons ATGCCCAATGTCAAAGGCGCCGGAAAGAAGGCGACCCTTGCCAAACGTCAGTTATACTCTAACCCGCTTCCCGTtgggcgcacgccgtccaAACGTACGCAGACAGAGCCTTTGTCTTGGTGGGATTGGTTCAACGAATTGTCCAAGTGGGTGTACGATGGCGCATCCACGGCTCCTGTCTACCGCGCATGGTACGATGACATGACCAAGTCTGTGTGGATGTATGATACAGGAGAAGCGCATCAGCTCTGGACGCAGGGCTTCTTTGGCAAGGGTAACCTCAGCCGCAGCGAGCCTACCTGGGTCGCTCGCAAAGAAGCCGAGTGGAGCGCGCGTGAACGCGGCGAGATGACTGCCGAGCAAatgacgcagcgccggcgtgaGGAACGCAAGCTGCTCAAGATTGaacgtgcgcgagcagcggTCAAAGCCGGTATTCAGCTCCCAGACGGTATCACCGCACTGGGAGGAaagctcgacgagggcgaAAGTGCACCCTCGGGAGACGATCTTTGGAAAGGCGACGAAGAAGCACCAACGATCGAGGCTGGTATGGCTCGTGTCAAGGGTCTCAAGCACTTTTCTTCCGCGATACCCCAAAAGGAAGGCGCTagcgacgctgcgcctgttCCGGCCGATCTCTACAGCTCGCCCAAGGAGCTGGAAGGCGTAGAGCACTTCCAGCTCACGATGGTCGAGGCTTTTTTCCTTGCAGGTATGCTGGGCTGCTTGGAGGTCTACGATGAGAACCACAAT CTTCCACTGAGCCTCGCTCTGTCGGCCAGGGGCGATGGACCGAAAGTGTGGGCGAGGCCCGACAACCCTTTCCTGCTCTCGTACATTGTCTACCATCATTTCCGCAGCCTTGGATGGGTGGTCAAGAGCGGCACCAAGTTTTGTGTGGACTACCTGCTGTACAAGCGCGGCCCTGTCTTTAGCCACGCGGAATTCTCTATCCTGGTGGTTCCTGAGTATGTGGACGAAAAAGACGCCGAGCACTCCCCTTTTGCTGCGCACCACAATGGCGGCGAGAAGAGCTGGGTGTGGTTTAGTATGATGAATCGTGTCAACAGCCAAGTCCAAAAG CCAAACCAGCTCGTTGCTATGCTGAAGCAAGGGCACTTCCGCGTAAAGGAAGTTGGCATTCGCCGCTGGGTGCCCGCTCGAATGAAACCATAG